In Cupriavidus basilensis, one genomic interval encodes:
- a CDS encoding TRAP transporter large permease subunit, whose amino-acid sequence MHIARTNAAANQPRDAISAGAARLQRLLGHCLAVPAALLVAVEIFVLLAGVIGRYVFHTPLIWSDELASILFLWLAMLGSAVAFEKGEHMRMTAVVGKLSPATRAFVDVLATVAALVFLLLVLPHALEYAQEEAMISTPALDIANSWRVAAMAVGFGMMALLSLLRLAQFSDRKTVGKALALAAVLIVGMWMLQPLFQKLGNFNLVIFFVVVVAACVFAGVPIAFAFGLATLGYIMLTTTTPVLIVVGRMDEGMSHLILLSVPLFVFLGQLIEMTGMARAMVGFLATLLGHVRGGLHYVLVGAMYLVSGISGSKAADMAAIAPVLFPEMKNRGAREGDLVALLAATGAQTETIPPSIVLITIGSVTGVSISALFTGGMLPGIVLAIGLIGVVFWRYRGEDLSQVTRANRAEIAKAFVVALPAIALPFIIRAAVVEGVATATEVSTIGIVYAVVAGLLIYRKFDFRRLYPMLVETASLSGAILLIIGAATAMAWGLTQSGFSRTLTDVMRSLPGGAVGFMAVSILAFVILGSVLEGIPAIVLFGPLVFPIAHAIGIHEVHYAMVVILSMGIGLFAPPFGVGYYAACAISKVHPDEGIRPIVGYIAAMVVGLIIVAAVPWISIGFL is encoded by the coding sequence ATGCACATCGCACGCACGAATGCCGCGGCAAATCAGCCGCGAGACGCCATCAGCGCCGGCGCGGCGCGCTTACAACGCCTGCTCGGGCACTGCCTGGCGGTACCTGCCGCGCTGCTAGTGGCGGTAGAAATTTTCGTTCTACTGGCCGGAGTGATCGGCCGCTACGTTTTCCACACCCCACTGATCTGGTCAGATGAACTTGCCTCCATCCTGTTCCTGTGGCTGGCCATGCTGGGCTCCGCCGTAGCCTTCGAAAAAGGCGAGCACATGCGTATGACAGCTGTGGTAGGCAAGCTTTCTCCAGCCACGCGCGCATTCGTCGACGTGCTGGCAACGGTGGCTGCGCTGGTGTTTCTGTTGCTAGTGCTGCCACATGCGCTGGAGTATGCGCAAGAGGAAGCCATGATCAGCACGCCGGCACTGGATATCGCGAATAGCTGGCGCGTAGCGGCTATGGCTGTGGGTTTTGGCATGATGGCGCTACTTTCCTTGTTGCGCCTGGCCCAGTTCTCCGACCGAAAGACCGTGGGCAAGGCGCTTGCGCTCGCGGCGGTGTTAATAGTCGGCATGTGGATGCTGCAACCGCTATTCCAGAAGCTCGGCAACTTTAATCTGGTGATTTTCTTTGTTGTCGTGGTCGCGGCCTGTGTCTTTGCCGGCGTGCCGATCGCATTTGCATTCGGTCTGGCCACGCTGGGATACATCATGCTGACCACCACGACGCCGGTGCTGATCGTGGTTGGCCGCATGGATGAGGGAATGAGCCATCTCATCCTGCTTTCGGTGCCGCTGTTCGTGTTTCTGGGGCAGTTAATCGAGATGACTGGCATGGCGCGCGCGATGGTGGGCTTCCTGGCGACCCTGCTGGGCCATGTGCGCGGCGGCCTGCACTATGTGCTGGTGGGCGCCATGTACCTGGTATCAGGGATTTCCGGCTCCAAGGCGGCCGACATGGCTGCGATCGCGCCGGTGCTGTTCCCCGAAATGAAAAACCGCGGTGCAAGGGAAGGCGATCTGGTTGCCCTGCTGGCGGCAACCGGCGCCCAGACAGAGACCATACCGCCGAGCATCGTACTCATTACGATCGGCTCGGTGACGGGCGTGTCGATCTCGGCCCTGTTCACAGGGGGCATGCTACCGGGCATTGTGCTCGCCATTGGATTGATCGGCGTGGTGTTCTGGCGCTATCGCGGTGAGGACTTGTCGCAGGTGACGCGGGCAAACCGGGCCGAGATCGCAAAGGCCTTCGTGGTGGCCTTGCCTGCAATCGCGCTTCCCTTCATCATCCGCGCCGCCGTGGTCGAGGGCGTCGCGACGGCAACGGAGGTATCAACGATCGGCATCGTCTACGCGGTGGTCGCCGGGCTTCTCATCTATCGCAAGTTCGACTTCCGGCGCTTGTACCCGATGCTAGTGGAAACGGCGAGTCTGTCCGGCGCGATTCTCTTGATCATTGGCGCGGCCACCGCGATGGCCTGGGGGCTCACACAATCCGGTTTTTCGCGCACCCTCACCGATGTGATGCGCTCGCTGCCAGGCGGCGCCGTAGGCTTCATGGCTGTTTCCATCTTGGCTTTCGTGATCCTCGGCAGCGTGCTGGAAGGGATACCGGCCATCGTACTGTTCGGGCCTTTGGTATTTCCAATAGCACATGCCATCGGCATCCACGAAGTCCATTACGCGATGGTCGTGATCCTGTCGATGGGTATCGGCCTTTTTGCGCCGCCCTTCGGGGTTGGCTATTACGCGGCATGCGCGATCTCGAAAGTTCACCCGGACGAAGGAATTCGCCCCATCGTCGGATACATCGCCGCCATGGTTGTCGGATTGATCATTGTCGCGGCGGTGCCATGGATCTCCATCGGCTTTCTGTAA
- a CDS encoding response regulator transcription factor, producing MIPVMIADDHAVMRDGLRHILSRAGGFEVVGEAVDGAAVLQMARDCKARVILLDLSMPGRSGLELIRQLRVEQPELRILVLTMHAEEQYVVRAFRAGAAGYLTKESAATELVSAIGKVAAGGTYVSPAMAEKLANSLQDERREDPHLRLSDREMEVYRRLVLGEPLTEIAAALCVSAKTVSTYKMRLMEKLRLPSEAALVRYAIQHRLFDEGDI from the coding sequence ATGATCCCCGTGATGATCGCCGACGACCACGCCGTGATGCGCGACGGGCTGCGCCACATCCTGAGCCGCGCGGGTGGCTTCGAGGTGGTGGGTGAGGCGGTGGATGGCGCTGCCGTGCTGCAGATGGCGCGCGACTGCAAGGCCCGGGTCATCCTGCTGGACCTCTCCATGCCCGGGCGCAGCGGGCTGGAGTTGATCAGGCAATTGCGCGTGGAGCAGCCCGAGCTGCGTATTCTGGTGCTGACCATGCATGCCGAGGAGCAGTACGTGGTGCGCGCGTTCCGGGCCGGGGCGGCGGGCTACCTGACCAAGGAAAGCGCGGCCACGGAGCTGGTCAGCGCGATTGGCAAGGTCGCGGCGGGGGGCACCTACGTGAGTCCCGCGATGGCCGAGAAGCTGGCCAACAGCCTGCAGGACGAGCGCCGCGAGGATCCCCACCTGCGCCTGTCGGATCGCGAGATGGAAGTCTACCGCCGCCTGGTGCTGGGCGAGCCGCTGACCGAGATCGCTGCCGCCTTGTGCGTCAGCGCCAAGACCGTAAGCACCTACAAGATGCGGTTGATGGAAAAACTGCGGTTGCCCAGCGAGGCGGCGCTGGTGCGCTATGCGATCCAGCATCGCCTGTTTGACGAAGGCGATATCTAG
- a CDS encoding TRAP transporter substrate-binding protein: MNRFTRRQVLISAVAAVAAPALIMPKSARAAEIRLKFGTNLPANHPLNIRANEAAERIVKETGGQVQINVFPNNQLGNDADMLSQLRAGAIDFFTVSGVNVLSQLVAVSSMYGLGFAFPNDDAVHKALDGDLGKFLRSQFTKVGLMAMDNIWSSGFRQITNSVRPINTPSDLKNLKIRVPVSPLWTSLFQHLGAAPASINFAEVYSSLQTKVVDGQENPLSIISIAKLYEVQKYCSMTNHMWDGYWCMSSVKAWNRLPEKVRPIVAQHLNRSALDMRGDVARLNTSLHSDLQAKGMVFNTPDPAAFRAMLSKSGFYAEWRKKYGEEAWAMLEKYTGKLG, encoded by the coding sequence ATGAATCGATTCACACGCCGTCAAGTCCTGATCAGCGCCGTAGCTGCAGTGGCCGCTCCAGCGCTGATCATGCCGAAGTCCGCTCGCGCCGCTGAAATCCGTCTCAAGTTCGGCACCAACCTGCCGGCAAACCATCCGCTGAACATTCGCGCCAACGAGGCAGCCGAACGCATCGTGAAGGAAACGGGAGGACAGGTACAAATCAACGTCTTCCCAAACAATCAGCTCGGAAACGATGCCGACATGCTGTCTCAATTGCGAGCCGGAGCCATTGATTTTTTCACTGTCTCCGGAGTGAATGTCTTATCACAGCTGGTAGCGGTGTCGTCGATGTACGGGCTAGGCTTTGCTTTCCCTAACGACGACGCCGTGCACAAGGCACTGGACGGCGATCTGGGCAAATTCCTGCGCAGTCAGTTCACCAAAGTCGGGCTGATGGCCATGGACAATATCTGGAGTTCGGGCTTCCGCCAGATCACCAACAGCGTTCGACCGATTAACACGCCCAGTGATCTCAAAAACCTGAAGATACGCGTCCCGGTGAGCCCGCTGTGGACATCACTGTTCCAGCATCTTGGCGCGGCGCCGGCTTCAATCAATTTCGCCGAAGTGTACTCGTCGCTGCAAACCAAGGTCGTTGATGGCCAGGAAAACCCGCTGTCTATCATCTCGATCGCCAAACTCTACGAAGTGCAGAAGTATTGCTCCATGACGAATCACATGTGGGATGGCTACTGGTGCATGAGCAGCGTGAAAGCATGGAACCGCTTGCCGGAAAAGGTACGACCGATCGTGGCGCAACACCTTAACCGCTCGGCCCTAGACATGCGTGGCGACGTCGCCAGGTTGAACACCTCGCTACACAGCGATCTGCAGGCAAAGGGAATGGTCTTCAACACGCCGGATCCGGCTGCGTTCCGCGCCATGCTGTCGAAGTCGGGTTTTTATGCCGAGTGGCGCAAGAAATACGGCGAGGAAGCATGGGCGATGTTGGAGAAGTACACCGGAAAATTGGGGTGA
- a CDS encoding SDR family NAD(P)-dependent oxidoreductase, which translates to MQNQSNKDRVAVVVGGAMGIGAEICQRLGAAGYTVVVADRDMEAAKGRAGELSAAGLRAEAQQIDAGDAASVAQAFTEIESRHARCDVLVNCAGIAKVFPFLEFPLENFLATMNVNVTGTLLCAQHAARLMLKHKWGRIVNLASVAGQRSVGTGRTAYGTSKGAVIALTRQMAVELAEHGITANTVSPGPVDTPMTRVLHTDQFRKEYTHAIPMDRYGSTAEIAAAVMYFVGDEAGYTTGVDLPVDGGFLASGARKLT; encoded by the coding sequence ATGCAAAATCAGAGCAATAAGGATCGCGTTGCCGTCGTGGTTGGCGGCGCTATGGGCATAGGCGCGGAAATCTGTCAGCGCCTTGGTGCAGCGGGCTACACGGTAGTCGTCGCAGATCGCGACATGGAAGCCGCAAAAGGTCGCGCGGGGGAGCTCAGCGCAGCAGGCTTGCGCGCTGAGGCCCAACAGATCGACGCTGGCGATGCTGCGTCCGTGGCACAGGCCTTTACCGAAATTGAAAGCCGGCATGCCCGCTGCGATGTGCTAGTGAACTGCGCCGGCATCGCAAAGGTTTTTCCATTCCTGGAATTTCCGCTTGAAAATTTCCTCGCAACGATGAATGTCAACGTCACCGGCACGCTACTGTGCGCCCAGCATGCAGCGCGACTGATGCTGAAGCACAAGTGGGGGCGCATCGTGAACCTGGCATCGGTCGCCGGGCAGCGTTCTGTGGGCACGGGGCGCACTGCCTACGGTACATCGAAGGGAGCAGTCATTGCGCTGACGCGGCAGATGGCCGTGGAACTCGCCGAGCATGGCATCACTGCAAATACGGTATCGCCTGGCCCGGTCGACACGCCGATGACCCGCGTGCTTCACACGGACCAGTTCCGCAAGGAATATACCCACGCCATTCCTATGGATCGCTATGGATCGACTGCGGAAATTGCTGCGGCCGTGATGTATTTTGTCGGCGATGAGGCCGGGTACACCACCGGTGTAGATTTGCCGGTAGATGGTGGTTTTCTGGCATCGGGAGCGCGCAAGCTGACGTAA
- a CDS encoding MBL fold metallo-hydrolase RNA specificity domain-containing protein: protein MQLQFLGATDTVTGSKYVLDTGRSRVMVDCGLFQGYKALRLRNWDRLPVDPSTLDAVVLTHAHIDHSGYLPLLVRNGFRGRVFCTMGTAQLCQILLPDSAHLAQEDAHYANRKGYSRHQPALPLYDGADAVRALRRLDPFHYDTRVRVTPDVEAEFHRAGHIIGSAIVTLHVDGKRIVFSGDLGRQHDVVMRAPEILREADHLLIESTYGDRAHPAEDPLDTLGEVVSRTIGRGGSVVIPAFAVGRTQALLYCLYKLREQNRIPQVPVYLNSPMAIDATTIFALHPDELRIDRAACAAACHIAILIQSMQQSMWLNRDRAPKIILAGSGMATGGRVVHHLETYGQDARNTILLSGFQAAGTRGAALASGMRELRIHGKQVAIQASVEQITSLSAHADANELMTWLGGFGGPPRQTFVVHGEPCASDALRQRIERELRWAVTMPEYLRSYALD, encoded by the coding sequence ATGCAGCTGCAATTTCTCGGCGCGACCGATACCGTCACGGGGTCCAAGTATGTGCTCGACACCGGCCGCAGCCGCGTGATGGTGGACTGCGGGCTGTTCCAGGGCTACAAGGCGCTGCGCCTGCGCAACTGGGACCGCTTGCCGGTCGATCCGTCCACGCTGGACGCGGTAGTGCTCACGCACGCGCATATCGACCATAGCGGATACCTGCCGCTGCTGGTGCGCAACGGCTTTCGGGGGCGGGTGTTCTGCACCATGGGCACCGCGCAGCTGTGCCAGATCCTGCTGCCCGACAGCGCGCACCTGGCGCAGGAGGACGCGCACTACGCCAACCGCAAGGGCTACTCGCGGCATCAGCCGGCGTTGCCGCTCTACGACGGCGCGGACGCCGTGCGCGCCTTGCGCCGGCTCGACCCGTTTCACTACGACACGCGGGTGCGGGTGACGCCCGACGTGGAGGCGGAGTTTCATCGCGCCGGGCATATCATCGGCTCGGCCATCGTGACGCTGCATGTGGATGGCAAGCGGATTGTGTTTTCCGGCGACCTGGGACGCCAGCACGACGTCGTGATGCGCGCCCCGGAGATCCTTCGCGAAGCGGATCACTTGCTGATCGAGTCCACCTACGGCGACCGCGCCCATCCCGCGGAGGATCCGCTCGACACGCTGGGCGAGGTCGTCAGCCGCACCATCGGGCGCGGCGGCAGCGTGGTGATTCCCGCGTTTGCCGTCGGGCGCACCCAGGCGCTGCTGTATTGCCTCTACAAGCTGCGCGAGCAAAACCGTATTCCGCAGGTGCCGGTCTACCTCAACAGCCCGATGGCGATCGACGCCACCACGATCTTCGCCCTGCACCCGGACGAACTGCGGATCGATCGCGCCGCCTGCGCGGCGGCCTGCCATATCGCCATCCTGATCCAGAGCATGCAGCAGTCCATGTGGCTGAACCGTGACCGCGCACCCAAGATCATCCTGGCCGGCAGCGGCATGGCAACCGGCGGGCGGGTGGTGCATCACCTGGAGACCTATGGCCAGGATGCGCGCAATACGATATTGCTCTCGGGCTTCCAGGCCGCCGGCACCCGCGGCGCGGCGCTGGCCTCGGGCATGCGTGAACTGCGCATCCATGGCAAGCAGGTCGCCATCCAGGCTTCGGTGGAGCAGATCACTTCACTCTCGGCCCATGCCGACGCCAATGAACTGATGACGTGGCTTGGCGGCTTCGGCGGCCCGCCCCGGCAGACCTTCGTGGTGCATGGCGAGCCGTGCGCGAGCGACGCCCTGCGCCAGCGGATCGAGCGGGAGCTGCGCTGGGCGGTCACGATGCCGGAGTATCTTCGTTCATACGCGCTGGACTAG
- the pyk gene encoding pyruvate kinase: protein MHRNRKAKIVATIGPASNTKETIEALFHAGVDVFRMNFSHGTHEDHKRRLDIIRTVEAEVRRPIGVLLDLQGPKLRIGTFSDGPVMLENGARFRLDLDNKKPGDQRRVSLPHPEIFAALTEDARLLLDDGKIHLKVERCGPDFADTRVINGGMLSERKGVNVPGVVLPMSAMTEKDRRDLDYGLALGIDWVALSFVQRPEDIEEAKEIVKGRASILAKLEKPAAINQLEQIVQASDAIMVARGDLGVEMPAEQVPAIQKRIVRMCRQLGKPVIVATQMLESMINAPVPTRAEASDVATAIYDGVDAVMLSAESASGKFPIEAVRMMSSIIDQTEADPFFVETMKESHSPARAEIADAIGLAMRNVVDLLGVAATVAYTSSGYSALRMARERPKAHIIGMTPKLSTARKLALVWGVHPVVNHDVAAVSEMTVFACQTAAREGLAKKGETIVIAAGMPFGTAGTTNLLRIAQVE from the coding sequence ATGCACCGCAATCGCAAGGCAAAAATTGTCGCTACCATCGGACCGGCAAGCAATACCAAGGAAACCATTGAAGCGCTATTTCATGCCGGGGTCGACGTATTCCGGATGAACTTCAGCCATGGCACGCACGAGGATCACAAGAGACGGCTCGACATCATCCGGACGGTTGAAGCGGAGGTAAGGCGTCCTATTGGCGTCCTGCTCGACTTGCAGGGGCCAAAACTGCGTATTGGCACATTCTCTGACGGACCGGTCATGCTGGAGAACGGTGCCCGGTTTCGTCTTGATCTGGACAATAAAAAGCCAGGAGACCAGCGCCGCGTCTCGCTTCCCCATCCGGAAATTTTTGCTGCATTGACCGAAGACGCAAGACTGCTGCTCGACGATGGCAAGATCCATTTGAAAGTCGAGCGTTGTGGCCCCGACTTCGCTGATACCAGGGTGATTAACGGCGGCATGCTGTCAGAGCGCAAGGGGGTCAATGTCCCCGGTGTGGTTTTGCCCATGTCTGCAATGACCGAGAAAGACAGAAGAGACCTCGACTACGGGCTGGCGCTGGGCATCGACTGGGTTGCGCTTTCCTTTGTGCAGCGGCCCGAAGATATCGAAGAAGCCAAGGAAATCGTGAAAGGCCGGGCGTCAATTCTGGCGAAGCTGGAAAAGCCGGCAGCCATCAACCAGCTCGAACAGATCGTGCAGGCTTCCGACGCCATCATGGTTGCTCGTGGCGACCTCGGGGTGGAAATGCCTGCGGAGCAGGTGCCGGCCATTCAAAAGCGCATCGTACGCATGTGTCGGCAGTTGGGAAAGCCCGTGATTGTGGCTACGCAAATGCTTGAGTCGATGATTAATGCGCCGGTGCCCACCCGCGCAGAAGCGTCGGACGTCGCAACCGCGATCTACGACGGGGTTGATGCGGTGATGCTGTCAGCCGAGTCCGCATCGGGAAAGTTTCCGATCGAAGCGGTTCGCATGATGAGCAGCATTATTGATCAGACCGAAGCCGATCCATTCTTCGTCGAGACGATGAAGGAATCCCATAGCCCTGCACGTGCTGAGATTGCCGACGCAATCGGATTGGCAATGCGCAATGTCGTAGACCTGCTGGGTGTCGCCGCCACCGTCGCTTATACCAGCTCTGGCTACTCCGCTTTACGCATGGCGCGGGAACGTCCAAAAGCACACATTATAGGCATGACGCCCAAGCTCAGTACCGCCCGCAAGCTTGCCCTGGTGTGGGGGGTACACCCGGTCGTGAACCACGACGTTGCAGCAGTCTCGGAAATGACCGTATTTGCGTGCCAGACCGCAGCACGCGAGGGATTGGCAAAAAAAGGCGAGACCATTGTCATCGCGGCGGGCATGCCATTTGGCACAGCTGGGACGACGAACCTGTTACGAATTGCGCAGGTTGAATAA
- a CDS encoding universal stress protein, producing MDYRTVLVALGADPDCASRVRMAADLAASFGAHVTGVSATGLRLDPIRGAGDDAARHMAASRGRLLSQATLQGEILSSTMAAQAPGVPFSHRVVEEETGWVLAQEARVADLAVMARPVATQEVASLGAGAAEYVLLNAGRPVLLVPQAFRRLHGGHVAIAWDGQREAARAVADAMPLLLRASHVTIIGVWDDRGEPRADSEPVAGLRHYLQRHGIVAGVRNVQKAGPVATCLLDAVGALGADMLVAGGYGHSRMRELIMGGTTRTLMHHAPVPLLLSH from the coding sequence ATGGACTACCGGACCGTGCTGGTCGCGCTCGGAGCGGATCCCGACTGCGCATCCCGCGTCAGGATGGCTGCCGACCTGGCAGCCTCTTTTGGCGCGCATGTCACCGGCGTCAGCGCCACCGGCCTGCGCCTGGACCCGATCCGGGGCGCGGGCGATGACGCTGCGCGGCATATGGCGGCGTCGCGCGGCAGGCTGCTGTCGCAGGCCACGCTGCAGGGCGAGATACTGAGCAGCACCATGGCGGCGCAGGCGCCGGGCGTACCGTTCTCGCACCGCGTGGTGGAGGAGGAAACCGGCTGGGTCCTGGCGCAGGAGGCCCGCGTAGCCGATCTGGCCGTGATGGCTCGGCCGGTGGCAACGCAGGAAGTGGCATCGCTGGGCGCCGGGGCGGCCGAGTACGTGCTGCTTAACGCCGGCCGCCCGGTATTGCTGGTGCCGCAGGCGTTTCGCCGGCTGCATGGCGGGCACGTGGCGATCGCATGGGACGGGCAGCGCGAAGCGGCCCGGGCCGTGGCCGACGCCATGCCTTTGCTGCTGCGCGCCAGCCACGTCACCATCATCGGCGTCTGGGACGATCGCGGCGAACCGCGGGCGGACTCGGAGCCGGTGGCCGGCTTGCGGCATTACCTGCAGCGCCATGGCATCGTGGCCGGCGTGCGCAACGTGCAGAAGGCGGGGCCCGTCGCCACCTGTCTGCTCGACGCGGTTGGCGCGCTGGGGGCCGACATGCTGGTGGCCGGGGGCTACGGCCACTCGCGCATGCGCGAACTGATCATGGGCGGCACCACGCGCACGTTGATGCATCACGCGCCGGTGCCACTGTTGTTGTCGCATTGA